In the Alkaliphilus oremlandii OhILAs genome, one interval contains:
- a CDS encoding flavodoxin family protein: protein MIINIIFSSLTGNTKQVAYEILKSLPENTAIYDLKELAQMPEGDVFVLGYWVDRAKPNQEMYQFMETLKGKKVLTFGTLGAYPDSEHAKETKENTHRLLEKNNQVLGHFLCQGKIDPKLTEMFKKNAGGHAMTPERLKRHEDAAKHPNEEDFINARKFIETLLNHL from the coding sequence TTGATAATAAATATAATATTTTCATCTTTGACGGGGAACACAAAGCAGGTTGCATATGAAATTTTAAAGTCATTGCCTGAAAATACAGCAATATACGATTTAAAAGAGCTGGCTCAGATGCCAGAAGGGGATGTTTTTGTCCTAGGGTATTGGGTGGACCGAGCCAAACCAAATCAAGAGATGTATCAATTTATGGAAACGCTGAAGGGAAAGAAAGTCCTCACCTTTGGTACTTTAGGTGCATACCCAGATTCAGAGCATGCAAAGGAAACCAAAGAAAATACCCATAGGCTTTTAGAAAAGAATAACCAGGTACTGGGTCATTTTCTTTGTCAAGGAAAAATCGATCCAAAGTTAACTGAAATGTTCAAGAAGAATGCTGGCGGGCATGCCATGACTCCGGAACGATTAAAGCGTCATGAAGATGCAGCAAAGCATCCAAATGAGGAAGACTTTATCAATGCAAGAAAATTTATAGAAACCCTATTAAATCATTTGTAA
- a CDS encoding ABC transporter substrate-binding protein: MKRKKGRKLLAMVMAIAIVALTGCSGGDIASTKPQPIEEPAKNEIPTFNVGWSSELHTGNMHLNFLKPELFESNSVHLKPISDSQLELVKDGSVIAYVNYMYSKGAAESATLMSQGHMDIAYCSSTAMLTAYDSGVDVSILCPIQSGGVSVVAAADAPYTTFEELVQYAKKSDKPIVGGYHSAVSSPRIVLEYALKDAGLTVTEDAADYSADVLLMDLKGISNLIPSLSSGQVELWAGPVPNPQNAEAQNIGKIIATLNELPEGKWVDFPCCTMNVRNEIKDKYPEAVQAMVQVTSDVADYAQNNRKETAELMAEFIGLEKEVLMKNDTTYQTEITEHFTNGMATYHEAMSKIGKFSGRLKDKPVNEVMDAVFDFTFIEELSK; the protein is encoded by the coding sequence ATGAAAAGAAAAAAAGGTAGAAAATTGCTTGCAATGGTAATGGCCATAGCAATAGTTGCCCTTACTGGCTGTTCAGGTGGAGATATAGCGTCAACAAAGCCACAACCAATAGAAGAACCTGCCAAGAATGAAATTCCAACATTCAATGTAGGATGGAGCAGTGAGCTTCATACAGGCAATATGCATTTGAATTTTTTAAAGCCTGAACTTTTTGAAAGCAACTCTGTACACTTAAAACCAATAAGCGATTCTCAATTAGAATTAGTAAAGGATGGAAGTGTAATTGCATATGTAAACTATATGTATTCCAAGGGAGCTGCAGAGTCAGCAACATTGATGAGTCAAGGCCATATGGATATAGCATATTGTTCGAGTACTGCTATGCTTACTGCATATGATTCAGGTGTAGATGTAAGTATTCTATGTCCAATCCAAAGTGGTGGTGTTTCTGTTGTTGCAGCGGCAGATGCTCCATACACTACATTTGAGGAGTTAGTTCAGTACGCCAAAAAAAGTGATAAGCCTATAGTTGGCGGTTATCATTCAGCTGTAAGTAGTCCAAGAATAGTTCTTGAATATGCTTTGAAAGATGCAGGTTTGACAGTTACTGAAGATGCTGCCGACTACTCTGCAGACGTCTTATTAATGGATCTTAAAGGCATAAGCAATTTAATTCCATCACTTAGCTCAGGTCAAGTAGAATTATGGGCAGGGCCAGTTCCTAATCCTCAGAATGCTGAAGCTCAGAATATCGGTAAAATAATTGCAACTCTTAATGAACTCCCTGAAGGCAAATGGGTTGATTTTCCTTGTTGTACAATGAATGTTAGAAATGAGATAAAAGACAAATATCCGGAGGCTGTGCAAGCAATGGTACAGGTTACTTCTGATGTAGCGGATTATGCTCAAAACAACCGTAAAGAAACTGCTGAATTAATGGCTGAATTCATAGGGCTAGAGAAAGAAGTGTTAATGAAGAATGATACAACATATCAAACGGAAATAACAGAGCATTTCACAAATGGTATGGCTACATATCACGAAGCAATGTCTAAAATAGGTAAATTTTCAGGGAGACTTAAGGACAAGCCGGTGAATGAAGTAATGGATGCTGTTTTTGATTTTACTTTTATAGAGGAATTATCGAAATAA
- a CDS encoding phosphatase, whose translation MKALIDLHCHSIASGHAYSTIEENLAQARNKGLKIVGVADHAPSMQGGPNIFYFYNLQAIPREVHGLTLLKGVEANIMDFQGNIDMPVEVLEKLDYAIASLHPPCIDPGTMEENTAAILGAIHNPYVKIIGHPDDSRYPLDYEVIVKAAKEHNVALEINNSSLMPYSFRSGAHENVKIILNLCEKYGTHVILSSDAHFSTAVGDFSNCMDIIDEVHFPKALIINFNEALINQLMGKELL comes from the coding sequence ATGAAAGCATTGATTGATTTGCATTGTCACTCCATAGCTAGTGGACATGCTTATAGTACAATAGAAGAAAACTTAGCTCAAGCAAGAAATAAAGGGCTTAAAATCGTTGGTGTAGCGGACCATGCGCCCTCTATGCAAGGAGGACCCAATATCTTTTATTTTTACAACTTACAGGCAATACCGAGAGAAGTTCATGGATTAACTCTGTTAAAGGGAGTGGAAGCTAATATCATGGACTTCCAGGGAAATATCGATATGCCCGTGGAGGTTTTGGAAAAGTTAGATTATGCCATCGCCAGCCTTCACCCACCCTGCATCGACCCAGGTACAATGGAGGAAAATACGGCTGCCATTCTAGGAGCAATCCATAATCCTTATGTAAAGATCATCGGCCATCCTGATGATTCTAGATACCCCCTAGACTATGAAGTTATCGTAAAAGCTGCCAAGGAGCACAATGTGGCCCTTGAAATTAACAATTCCTCCTTAATGCCCTATAGTTTTCGAAGTGGAGCCCATGAAAATGTAAAAATTATTTTGAATCTATGCGAGAAATACGGTACTCATGTAATTTTAAGCAGTGATGCTCATTTTTCCACTGCCGTTGGAGATTTCTCTAACTGTATGGACATTATTGACGAAGTTCATTTCCCAAAGGCATTGATTATTAACTTCAATGAAGCTTTGATCAATCAATTAATGGGGAAAGAACTGCTTTAG
- a CDS encoding CAP-associated domain-containing protein has protein sequence MKNRGRSLFSIILVLLVIFSSLMLVSAEGEITIRLNNSQIEFPDAKPYMDKRAGRVLVPVRFISEGLGAEVRWDQANGTVYILKDESNIRLKLEEKSYSLNGVQKTMDTAAFLKDNRTFVPIRLISEGLGLDVSWDEQTSTVLLNEKNRKNFSVQGITIGTSEKELIAKLGEPARKDFSKYGFQWYIYNQDYTSYIQVGVSDGTVVGLYSNTDHWLYANSIKIGTSRKDVEKLLGEPLKSIKKGNTIYHLYNTEEKGLYFIDGSYVSFYYDLHEGNTVTSIHVVREDIELGLNGFYGKYSEKLKEGFERQIFDLANVVRVRNGLEPFQWSDRARDSARKHSRDMAHNNFFEHVNLKGESPAARMEKEGINYRLAAENIAAGTSDAIEAHEGWMNSLGHRQNILGKAKNLGVGVAYNSNSTYQYYYTQNFFTEM, from the coding sequence ATGAAAAACAGAGGTAGAAGTCTATTTTCTATAATTTTAGTACTATTGGTTATATTTTCAAGTTTAATGCTCGTGTCGGCAGAAGGTGAAATTACGATTCGATTAAACAACTCACAGATCGAATTTCCTGATGCGAAACCATATATGGATAAGAGGGCAGGTAGAGTACTGGTACCAGTTCGGTTTATATCGGAGGGACTAGGTGCAGAGGTACGATGGGATCAGGCCAATGGAACAGTGTATATCTTGAAGGATGAAAGCAATATTCGCTTAAAACTTGAAGAAAAAAGTTATTCTCTAAATGGCGTACAGAAAACAATGGATACGGCTGCATTTTTAAAGGACAATCGGACCTTTGTACCCATAAGATTGATCAGTGAAGGATTGGGACTGGATGTAAGCTGGGATGAGCAAACATCCACCGTATTATTGAACGAAAAGAATAGAAAAAATTTTTCAGTTCAAGGAATTACCATCGGTACAAGTGAAAAAGAGCTGATTGCGAAACTAGGGGAGCCTGCAAGAAAGGATTTCAGTAAATATGGCTTTCAATGGTATATCTACAATCAAGACTATACAAGCTATATCCAAGTAGGTGTATCCGATGGAACCGTAGTTGGCTTATATTCCAATACAGACCATTGGTTGTATGCAAACAGTATCAAGATAGGGACAAGCAGAAAGGATGTAGAAAAGCTACTGGGAGAGCCCCTAAAAAGTATAAAAAAGGGCAATACGATTTATCATTTGTATAATACAGAGGAAAAAGGACTATATTTCATTGATGGTAGCTACGTATCCTTCTATTATGACCTTCATGAGGGAAATACAGTGACATCAATTCATGTTGTAAGAGAAGATATAGAGCTGGGGTTAAACGGATTCTATGGAAAATATAGCGAGAAATTAAAGGAAGGATTTGAAAGACAAATATTTGACCTTGCAAATGTCGTTAGGGTCAGAAACGGATTGGAACCATTTCAATGGAGCGATCGGGCAAGGGATAGTGCCAGAAAACATAGTCGAGATATGGCCCATAACAACTTCTTTGAGCATGTCAACTTAAAGGGTGAAAGTCCTGCTGCTCGAATGGAGAAGGAAGGCATTAATTATCGATTGGCTGCTGAAAACATAGCCGCTGGAACATCGGATGCCATTGAAGCCCACGAAGGCTGGATGAATTCCCTTGGTCATCGACAAAATATTTTAGGAAAAGCGAAGAACCTTGGTGTAGGTGTGGCTTACAATAGCAATAGTACGTATCAATATTATTATACACAGAATTTTTTTACGGAAATGTAA
- a CDS encoding ABC transporter ATP-binding protein, protein MIEAKNLCIGYEERIVVHNFSFHIGEGEMVSIIGPNGSGKSTILKAVSRLLKQKSGAIYLEKEDMSAMNIKKIAKKMSALSQHNRSPEDIKVKELIYYGRLPHKKWHERRNEEDEEIIQWAMDQTSLNGYEDKLVMALSGGERQRVWIAMALAQQPRILLLDEPTTYLDICHQLEVMELVKKLNRELNLTVIMVLHDLGQAAKYSHRVVVLKKGNLIAEGNPYDVLTEELIKEVYQVEVCIRKDILKGEVIIHPMGVCKNCEEGCKNDKV, encoded by the coding sequence ATGATCGAAGCAAAAAATCTATGTATTGGATATGAAGAGCGTATCGTGGTCCATAACTTTTCCTTTCATATCGGTGAAGGAGAGATGGTGTCCATTATAGGGCCCAACGGCTCTGGAAAATCCACCATATTGAAGGCAGTATCTCGACTTTTAAAACAAAAAAGCGGCGCCATCTACTTGGAAAAAGAAGATATGAGCGCCATGAATATAAAGAAGATTGCAAAGAAAATGTCGGCGCTATCGCAACATAATAGAAGCCCAGAGGATATCAAAGTAAAGGAACTGATTTACTACGGTAGATTGCCTCATAAGAAATGGCACGAGAGAAGAAACGAAGAAGACGAGGAAATCATCCAGTGGGCGATGGACCAAACCTCCCTCAATGGGTATGAAGACAAGCTGGTGATGGCCCTATCTGGCGGAGAGCGTCAACGAGTGTGGATCGCCATGGCTTTAGCACAACAACCTAGAATCCTCCTACTGGATGAACCAACCACGTACTTGGATATCTGTCATCAGCTAGAAGTCATGGAGCTTGTGAAGAAACTGAACCGAGAGCTGAACTTGACGGTGATTATGGTACTCCACGATCTAGGTCAAGCTGCAAAGTACAGTCATCGAGTCGTTGTATTAAAAAAGGGAAATTTAATCGCTGAAGGAAACCCCTACGATGTGTTGACGGAGGAATTGATCAAGGAAGTATACCAGGTAGAGGTCTGTATTCGAAAGGACATTTTAAAGGGAGAAGTGATCATTCATCCCATGGGGGTTTGCAAAAACTGTGAAGAGGGGTGCAAAAATGACAAAGTTTGA
- a CDS encoding ABC transporter permease, whose translation MYTSKLKKCEKGLSKKESSVLTHINKIKIKKSIISMILPVLFLLIWNYYATKIGNNAILPTVGKVFYNFLHAFDNFIGLGSIPRNIGYSIVRVLLGYIIGASVAFPLALLMGYFKPIRNLCENFINLFKPIPSIAWQPLVLGWFGISSLARILGMPYGPQFAIMDNFKLSMIFLIALGAFFPIWGNIIFGVTNVRKVLIETAKVLGASQIDIFFHILIPAAGPTIINGMRMGLTASWVCLVSAEMLPGSMSGVGYLITHAYELARMDLVITGMICIGIIGALLDGVFRIVISKNFSWENKVK comes from the coding sequence ATGTATACCAGCAAACTTAAAAAATGTGAAAAAGGGCTTTCTAAAAAAGAAAGCTCTGTTTTAACTCACATTAATAAAATAAAGATTAAAAAAAGTATAATTTCTATGATTCTTCCTGTGCTTTTCCTGCTAATATGGAATTATTATGCCACTAAGATTGGTAACAATGCAATTCTGCCTACAGTAGGAAAGGTATTCTACAACTTTTTACATGCCTTTGATAATTTTATCGGCTTAGGAAGTATCCCTAGAAATATCGGATACAGCATCGTTCGTGTTTTGCTGGGATATATCATAGGAGCATCGGTAGCTTTTCCTTTAGCTTTGCTTATGGGTTATTTTAAACCAATTAGAAATCTCTGCGAGAATTTTATTAACTTATTTAAACCAATTCCTTCCATTGCATGGCAGCCACTTGTACTTGGTTGGTTCGGCATCAGCAGTCTTGCCCGCATATTAGGGATGCCTTATGGACCCCAATTTGCGATTATGGATAATTTTAAGCTTTCAATGATATTTCTAATAGCACTAGGTGCATTTTTCCCAATATGGGGCAATATTATTTTCGGGGTAACTAATGTAAGAAAAGTATTGATTGAAACTGCAAAGGTTCTAGGCGCTTCACAAATAGATATATTTTTCCATATATTAATACCTGCTGCAGGTCCCACAATTATAAATGGTATGCGCATGGGTCTAACTGCATCTTGGGTATGCCTTGTTAGTGCTGAAATGCTTCCAGGCAGTATGAGTGGTGTGGGCTATTTAATTACTCATGCATATGAACTGGCTCGAATGGACTTAGTTATAACAGGGATGATATGTATTGGTATTATCGGCGCTCTTTTAGATGGTGTTTTTAGAATCGTTATATCTAAGAATTTTTCGTGGGAAAATAAAGTGAAGTAG
- a CDS encoding ABC transporter ATP-binding protein, whose translation MVQSIISVDKITKTFTVEGNRQDLTVLENININIKENEFVCIVGPSGCGKSTLLRLIAGLESATEGHVFYRGEKLIKPRKEIGMVFQNYSLMPWLNVEDNISMGLNFKRVSKSEKKKTVDEFLKIIGLEDFRKSYPHELSGGMQQRVAIARALANSPDVVLMDEPFGALDAYTRILLQKELLRIWEYDKKTIIFVTHSVDEAIYLADRIILMSRRKGSIDREIFVDIPRIRERSDLRYAKLTQELLEELEQLNDR comes from the coding sequence ATGGTACAATCAATTATTAGTGTTGACAAAATAACAAAAACTTTTACCGTCGAAGGTAATCGACAGGACTTAACAGTTTTAGAAAATATAAATATCAATATTAAGGAAAACGAATTTGTTTGTATCGTAGGACCATCAGGATGCGGAAAATCTACTCTTTTAAGGCTAATTGCTGGCTTAGAGTCTGCTACAGAGGGTCATGTGTTTTATCGAGGCGAAAAGCTGATAAAACCTCGTAAAGAAATAGGAATGGTTTTTCAAAATTATTCTTTGATGCCATGGTTAAATGTAGAAGATAATATTTCTATGGGACTTAATTTCAAGCGCGTTTCTAAATCAGAAAAGAAAAAAACAGTGGATGAGTTTCTAAAAATAATTGGTTTAGAAGATTTCCGCAAGTCATATCCCCATGAACTTTCTGGAGGAATGCAACAAAGAGTAGCGATTGCTCGGGCCCTTGCTAATAGTCCTGATGTGGTGCTGATGGATGAACCATTTGGAGCCTTAGATGCTTATACACGAATCCTTCTGCAAAAAGAATTGCTACGGATTTGGGAATATGACAAAAAAACCATTATATTTGTTACACATAGCGTCGATGAAGCCATATATCTTGCTGACAGAATAATACTTATGAGTAGAAGGAAAGGCTCAATTGATAGAGAAATTTTTGTAGACATACCAAGAATCAGAGAACGTTCAGATTTACGCTATGCTAAGCTTACGCAAGAATTATTAGAAGAGTTGGAGCAATTAAATGACAGATAG
- a CDS encoding nucleotide-binding protein, with the protein MKKIAIYGKGGIGKSTTVSNLSAALSHLGYKVMQVGCDPKADSTKNLMKGAFIPTVLNVLRDQGDDIGLEDIVFKGYNDVLCVEAGGPTPGIGCAGRGIITAFEKLEELEAFEEYQPDIVIYDVLGDVVCGGFAMPIRNQYANEVYIVTSGEMMSMYAASNISRAVMQFKSRGYAELKGLILNAKNVENESALVDKLCEEIDTNVFHYIPRNPLVQEAENSGKTVIEAFEDSEMAQIYMDLAKKIMEG; encoded by the coding sequence ATGAAAAAAATTGCGATTTATGGGAAAGGCGGTATCGGAAAATCAACGACCGTATCAAATTTATCTGCGGCTCTATCGCATTTAGGATATAAGGTGATGCAGGTGGGCTGCGACCCCAAAGCTGATTCAACGAAGAATTTGATGAAGGGAGCATTCATCCCCACTGTATTGAATGTTTTAAGAGATCAAGGAGATGATATCGGGCTTGAAGATATTGTGTTCAAAGGATACAACGATGTTTTATGTGTAGAAGCAGGAGGACCGACCCCTGGCATCGGTTGTGCAGGTAGAGGGATTATCACAGCCTTCGAAAAACTAGAGGAGCTTGAAGCTTTTGAAGAATACCAGCCCGATATTGTGATCTATGACGTACTAGGGGACGTAGTTTGCGGTGGATTTGCCATGCCGATTCGGAATCAGTACGCAAATGAGGTATATATTGTAACCTCGGGAGAAATGATGTCCATGTATGCGGCGTCCAATATTTCCAGAGCCGTAATGCAGTTCAAATCCAGAGGGTATGCAGAGCTAAAAGGATTAATTTTGAATGCTAAAAATGTGGAGAATGAGAGCGCATTGGTGGATAAGTTGTGTGAAGAGATCGACACCAATGTTTTCCACTACATACCGAGAAATCCATTGGTACAAGAAGCAGAGAACAGCGGCAAAACTGTGATTGAAGCTTTTGAAGATTCAGAGATGGCACAAATCTATATGGATTTAGCAAAAAAAATAATGGAGGGATAA
- a CDS encoding YkgJ family cysteine cluster protein, with translation MECRAGCAACCIAPSISSPIPGMNDGKLAGIRCIQLSTDNRCMIFGSAERPAVCGNLQASQEMCGNNDEEAYAYLEYLEKATAIKK, from the coding sequence ATGGAATGTAGGGCAGGTTGTGCTGCTTGCTGCATTGCACCTTCAATATCATCACCGATACCGGGCATGAACGATGGAAAATTAGCAGGTATCCGATGCATTCAATTGTCTACGGATAATCGATGCATGATATTTGGAAGTGCTGAAAGGCCCGCAGTATGTGGAAATTTACAAGCTTCACAGGAGATGTGTGGAAACAATGATGAAGAGGCCTACGCATATTTGGAGTATCTTGAAAAGGCCACAGCCATAAAAAAATAA
- a CDS encoding AraC family transcriptional regulator produces MNNAIIENICYPRPNAEVLHTVYDFEITLINTILNGQVEKALNLYHKFFALESNYTAVSNNDIHILKTYLISVSMLISHRVIQKGVSTYSSKSKYQAFAKAIHKTSSKIEALNMGKTMVTAYATQVKKSLNKVDNISIRRAIDYILNNLGETLTLEEVANHANLSKCYFCTQFKKEMKMSFTDYLSHARIEKSKYLLCNSNKSILDIAILIGFNSQSYFTTQFKKYTGVSPKEFRAKKEDNEYVF; encoded by the coding sequence ATGAATAATGCAATAATAGAAAACATCTGTTATCCTAGGCCCAATGCAGAAGTTCTACATACTGTCTATGATTTTGAAATTACCTTAATCAATACCATATTAAATGGTCAGGTTGAAAAGGCCCTCAATTTATATCATAAATTTTTTGCTCTGGAATCCAACTATACGGCGGTATCGAATAACGATATTCACATTTTAAAAACCTACCTGATCTCCGTATCCATGTTGATCTCTCACAGGGTTATACAGAAAGGGGTTTCCACCTATAGCAGCAAATCGAAATACCAAGCCTTCGCTAAGGCAATTCATAAGACTTCCTCTAAGATTGAGGCTTTAAATATGGGAAAAACCATGGTCACAGCATACGCCACTCAAGTTAAGAAAAGCTTAAATAAGGTAGATAATATTTCTATAAGAAGGGCCATCGACTATATCCTTAATAATCTAGGAGAAACGCTGACACTGGAAGAGGTTGCAAACCATGCGAATTTAAGCAAGTGCTACTTTTGCACCCAGTTTAAAAAAGAAATGAAAATGAGCTTTACAGACTACCTCTCCCACGCACGGATCGAAAAAAGTAAATACTTACTCTGTAATTCAAACAAATCTATTTTAGATATTGCCATATTGATCGGCTTTAATAGTCAAAGCTACTTTACTACGCAGTTTAAAAAATATACGGGCGTTTCGCCCAAGGAGTTTAGAGCTAAAAAGGAAGATAACGAATATGTTTTTTAG
- a CDS encoding FecCD family ABC transporter permease, with the protein MVKSLRENKHRYIVGSLFILMFIALLSVRMGSVEYSYSRILNVLFSPEMTSDKNVVFNIRLPRIAIAALVGANLAVAGALLQAVMQNPLADPGLTGVSAGSSLAAIIVMLLFPQYSYLVPVVAFIGGAVACALVYVLAWKNGIKPIRIILAGVAVNAILGGGTSLLSILYSDRIQGVLLWVNGSISGKTWDDVRVLAIYSVIGLTMAMFCIRKANILQLGDDMSANLGVDTNQYRVMISLVAVFLAAISTALVGIIGFVGLIVPHIARLVIGSDYKYMLPFSVIVGSGLLLLGDTFARTVARPVELPVGVIMAVVGGPFFLYLLRRGKA; encoded by the coding sequence ATGGTGAAATCTTTGAGAGAAAATAAACATCGATATATTGTAGGCTCATTATTCATTCTGATGTTTATCGCTCTTCTATCAGTAAGAATGGGCAGCGTAGAGTACAGCTATTCCAGAATACTGAATGTTCTGTTCAGTCCTGAAATGACTTCAGATAAGAATGTGGTCTTTAACATCCGACTCCCCAGAATCGCCATTGCAGCTTTGGTAGGCGCAAACTTAGCTGTGGCAGGTGCACTGCTTCAGGCCGTTATGCAGAATCCATTGGCGGACCCTGGTTTAACGGGGGTTTCTGCCGGCTCCAGCTTGGCAGCCATCATCGTGATGCTTTTATTTCCGCAGTACAGCTATTTGGTGCCAGTGGTGGCATTCATCGGCGGTGCCGTTGCCTGTGCCCTTGTCTATGTACTGGCCTGGAAGAACGGCATCAAGCCCATCCGAATTATTTTAGCAGGGGTGGCGGTGAACGCCATCTTAGGAGGAGGGACATCTCTCTTATCCATTCTATACAGCGATCGGATTCAAGGTGTGTTACTATGGGTCAATGGAAGTATCAGTGGAAAAACCTGGGACGATGTAAGGGTTCTCGCTATTTATAGCGTTATTGGTCTGACCATGGCTATGTTCTGCATCCGAAAGGCAAATATCCTTCAGCTTGGGGATGATATGTCCGCCAATCTAGGAGTGGATACCAATCAGTACAGGGTGATGATCTCGCTGGTGGCCGTTTTCCTGGCGGCCATATCCACCGCATTGGTTGGGATCATCGGTTTCGTAGGACTTATTGTGCCCCATATTGCAAGACTGGTTATTGGGTCGGACTATAAATATATGCTGCCATTCAGCGTCATCGTAGGCAGTGGACTATTGCTTCTAGGAGACACCTTTGCCAGAACCGTAGCAAGACCAGTGGAGCTTCCAGTGGGTGTGATTATGGCAGTGGTTGGCGGACCATTCTTCTTATATTTATTGAGGAGGGGAAAAGCGTAA
- a CDS encoding ABC transporter substrate-binding protein — protein sequence MKKFKSLMALALCVTMGMVGCSSPTDTGKVEAKNEPQIEEGMAEKKIIAGTFMSAELLDLFDINPVGVLTSEKALPERYKDVAKIGSPMKPDLEVVASLSPELYVSDSNLKEALDEMFKGMAFETMYLTNNSYENVFQNIENVGERLDKTNKANEIIKEMRDQEKKIMDAIAGKEAPKVLILFGTPESFMIATPHSYTGSLVEKLGGINVAEGMAAGRPSPYLPYSLETVAELNPDIILRLTHVSPEVSRKAFDAEFAKGFWTNLDAVKNGEVYDLDNENFGVSANLRAVKALEKMAKILYK from the coding sequence ATGAAAAAGTTTAAATCTTTAATGGCATTAGCATTATGTGTAACCATGGGTATGGTAGGATGCAGTAGCCCAACAGATACAGGAAAAGTAGAAGCGAAGAATGAACCTCAGATAGAAGAAGGAATGGCGGAGAAAAAAATCATCGCTGGTACTTTTATGTCAGCAGAGCTATTAGATCTATTCGATATCAATCCAGTAGGCGTTTTAACCAGCGAAAAAGCCTTACCAGAAAGATATAAGGATGTGGCCAAAATTGGTTCACCAATGAAGCCAGATCTAGAAGTCGTAGCATCCCTGTCCCCAGAGCTATATGTCAGTGATAGCAACTTAAAGGAAGCCTTGGACGAGATGTTTAAAGGAATGGCCTTTGAAACTATGTATTTAACCAACAACTCCTATGAAAATGTTTTTCAAAACATCGAAAATGTTGGGGAGCGTTTAGATAAAACGAATAAAGCAAATGAGATCATCAAGGAAATGAGAGACCAAGAGAAAAAAATCATGGACGCTATTGCAGGAAAGGAAGCGCCAAAGGTGCTGATTCTTTTTGGAACACCGGAAAGCTTTATGATTGCTACACCCCACTCCTATACAGGAAGCTTAGTGGAAAAATTAGGTGGTATCAATGTGGCAGAAGGCATGGCGGCTGGAAGACCTTCCCCGTATCTTCCCTATAGCTTAGAAACAGTAGCGGAATTAAATCCAGACATCATTTTAAGATTGACCCACGTAAGTCCTGAAGTTAGTAGAAAGGCTTTTGATGCAGAGTTTGCAAAAGGCTTTTGGACAAATTTAGATGCTGTAAAAAATGGAGAAGTATATGATTTGGACAACGAGAATTTTGGTGTATCTGCAAACCTAAGAGCCGTAAAAGCATTGGAGAAAATGGCGAAAATTTTATATAAATAG